A window of Cyclopterus lumpus isolate fCycLum1 chromosome 14, fCycLum1.pri, whole genome shotgun sequence contains these coding sequences:
- the LOC117743025 gene encoding potassium channel subfamily K member 13 isoform X1, whose translation MAQRRAAGGCCCPRAPMNEDNARFCLLAGLILLYLLCGAAIFSALEHPFELRARRLWKQQLDNFTQRYRVNLGALHTLLRQYEEANGAGIRVDALRPRWDFAGAFYFVGTVVSTIGFGMTTPATIAGKIFLIFYGLIGCAATILFFNLFLERIITMLAYIMRWCHERRLRCAGVGVVSSREESSGEEDSLEGWKPSVYYVMLILGVASVVIACSASTLYSPMENWSYVDSLYFCFVAFSTIGFGDLVSSQRQQYESQEAYRLGNCIFILMGVCCIYSLFNVISIIIKQTLTWIVGKLVCSGRYQSCSCSRPGCRWFCCPCLKKKNNNRTRPLAHLRQKRLKRNTVQPISSRCPAGRHCYTDGSVETVCDSETDAGAVADGVYVGRRLSGEMISVNEFMVSNKVSLALLQKQLSETAHQGPRQSYSHQNGFSGGVGALAIMNNRLQETSVDR comes from the exons ATGGCCCAGAGGAGGGCTGCGGGGGGCTGCTGCTGCCCCAGGGCACCCATGAATGAAGACAATGCCCGTTTCTGCCTGCTGGCTGGGCTCATCCTGCTCTACTTGTTGTGTGGAGCGGCCATCTTCTCAGCCCTGGAACACCCCTTTGAGCTGCGTGCCCGCCGCCTCTGGAAACAGCAGCTGGACAACTTTACCCAGAGATACAGGGTCAACCTGGGGGCCTTGCACACGCTGCTGCGACAATACGAGGAGGCGAACGGAGCTGGGATCCGAGTGGACGCGCTGAGGCCCCGCTGGGACTTTGCGGGAGCTTTTTACTTCGTGGGCACAGTGGTCTCCACTATTG GCTTTGGAATGACCACACCGGCGACCATAGCTGGAAAAATATTCTTAATCTTCTATGGTCTCATCGGCTGTGCTGCCACCATTCTTTTCTTTAACCTCTTCCTGGAGAGGATCATCACAATGTTAGCTTACATCATGCGCTGGTGTCACGAGCGTCGGCTCAGGTGCGCTGGAGTTGGGGTGGTGTCGAGCAGGGAAGAGTCCTCCGGCGAGGAGGACAGCCTGGAAGGCTGGAAACCATCCGTCTATTATGTAATGCTGATCCTGGGTGTGGCATCGGTTGTGATTGCATGCAGCGCCTCCACTCTGTACAGCCCCATGGAGAACTGGAGTTACGTAGACTCCCTCTACTTCTGTTTTGTGGCCTTCAGCACCATCGGCTTCGGGGACCTGGTGAGCAGTCAGAGACAGCAGTATGAGTCTCAGGAGGCCTACCGACTCGGGAACTGCATTTTCATCTTAATGGGGGTGTGTTGTATCTATTCACTCTTCAATGTCATTTCTATTATCATCAAGCAAACTCTAACCTGGATTGTTGGTAAACTGGTGTGCTCTGGGCGTTATCAGTCCTGCTCCTGTTCTAGACCTGGGTGCCGGTGGTTCTGCTGCCCCTGcctcaagaaaaaaaataacaaccgCACGCGTCCGCTTGCTCACCTCAGACAAAAACGCTTAAAACGCAACACCGTGCAGCCCATCTCATCCCGCTGTCCTGCAGGAAGACACTGCTACACGGACGGCTCAGTGGAGacagtgtgtgacagtgagACGGATGCAGGTGCAGTCGCTGATGGGGTCTACGTAGGCCGCCGTCTGTCAGGGGAGATGATCTCGGTCAATGAGTTTATGGTGTCCAATAAGGTGTCTCTGGCACTGCTACAGAAGCAGCTGAGCGAAACAGCTCATCAGGGCCCACGGCAGAGCTACAGCCATCAGAATGGATTCTCGGGTGGTGTGGGGGCATTGGCCATTATGAATAATCGCCTACAGGAAACCAGTGTGGATAGGTAG
- the LOC117743025 gene encoding potassium channel subfamily K member 13 isoform X2, with the protein MNEDNARFCLLAGLILLYLLCGAAIFSALEHPFELRARRLWKQQLDNFTQRYRVNLGALHTLLRQYEEANGAGIRVDALRPRWDFAGAFYFVGTVVSTIGFGMTTPATIAGKIFLIFYGLIGCAATILFFNLFLERIITMLAYIMRWCHERRLRCAGVGVVSSREESSGEEDSLEGWKPSVYYVMLILGVASVVIACSASTLYSPMENWSYVDSLYFCFVAFSTIGFGDLVSSQRQQYESQEAYRLGNCIFILMGVCCIYSLFNVISIIIKQTLTWIVGKLKKNNNRTRPLAHLRQKRLKRNTVQPISSRCPAGRHCYTDGSVETVCDSETDAGAVADGVYVGRRLSGEMISVNEFMVSNKVSLALLQKQLSETAHQGPRQSYSHQNGFSGGVGALAIMNNRLQETSVDR; encoded by the exons ATGAATGAAGACAATGCCCGTTTCTGCCTGCTGGCTGGGCTCATCCTGCTCTACTTGTTGTGTGGAGCGGCCATCTTCTCAGCCCTGGAACACCCCTTTGAGCTGCGTGCCCGCCGCCTCTGGAAACAGCAGCTGGACAACTTTACCCAGAGATACAGGGTCAACCTGGGGGCCTTGCACACGCTGCTGCGACAATACGAGGAGGCGAACGGAGCTGGGATCCGAGTGGACGCGCTGAGGCCCCGCTGGGACTTTGCGGGAGCTTTTTACTTCGTGGGCACAGTGGTCTCCACTATTG GCTTTGGAATGACCACACCGGCGACCATAGCTGGAAAAATATTCTTAATCTTCTATGGTCTCATCGGCTGTGCTGCCACCATTCTTTTCTTTAACCTCTTCCTGGAGAGGATCATCACAATGTTAGCTTACATCATGCGCTGGTGTCACGAGCGTCGGCTCAGGTGCGCTGGAGTTGGGGTGGTGTCGAGCAGGGAAGAGTCCTCCGGCGAGGAGGACAGCCTGGAAGGCTGGAAACCATCCGTCTATTATGTAATGCTGATCCTGGGTGTGGCATCGGTTGTGATTGCATGCAGCGCCTCCACTCTGTACAGCCCCATGGAGAACTGGAGTTACGTAGACTCCCTCTACTTCTGTTTTGTGGCCTTCAGCACCATCGGCTTCGGGGACCTGGTGAGCAGTCAGAGACAGCAGTATGAGTCTCAGGAGGCCTACCGACTCGGGAACTGCATTTTCATCTTAATGGGGGTGTGTTGTATCTATTCACTCTTCAATGTCATTTCTATTATCATCAAGCAAACTCTAACCTGGATTGTTGGTAAACTG aaaaaaaataacaaccgCACGCGTCCGCTTGCTCACCTCAGACAAAAACGCTTAAAACGCAACACCGTGCAGCCCATCTCATCCCGCTGTCCTGCAGGAAGACACTGCTACACGGACGGCTCAGTGGAGacagtgtgtgacagtgagACGGATGCAGGTGCAGTCGCTGATGGGGTCTACGTAGGCCGCCGTCTGTCAGGGGAGATGATCTCGGTCAATGAGTTTATGGTGTCCAATAAGGTGTCTCTGGCACTGCTACAGAAGCAGCTGAGCGAAACAGCTCATCAGGGCCCACGGCAGAGCTACAGCCATCAGAATGGATTCTCGGGTGGTGTGGGGGCATTGGCCATTATGAATAATCGCCTACAGGAAACCAGTGTGGATAGGTAG